The Candidatus Hydrogenisulfobacillus filiaventi sequence CGGTGCTTCTGCGCCAATGCCAGCAGGCTCTCCGCACTCTCCGCACTGAGGGCGCCCTCGCGTGCCGCCGAAAAGCCGTCGGCCATGGCCCGGGTGCCCCGGACACACACCGGGCATTTGCCGCAGGTCTCGCGCGCGAAGAACTCCAGCACATCCCAGGCCACCGAACCCAGGCTGCGGCCGCTGCCGACGACGATGATGGCCGCCCCCAGGCCGGTGCCGATTTCCCTCAGACTGTCATAGTCGAGGCGAACATCGAAATTTTCGGACAGAATCCAGGGAGTCGAGTAGCCGCCCGGCAGCACAGCCTGAATCTCCTGCCCCGGCAACGGCCCACCCGCCTCTTCCAGCAGCCGCAGCAGCGGGGTGCCCAGGGGCAGCTCGAATACGCCGGGCTTGCGCACGTCGCCCGAGACCGCAAACAGCGCCGGACGCTCGGTGCGGTACCATTCCGCGCCCTTGCGGAGGATAACAGCCACATGGGCCAGCGTCTCGACATTGTTGACCACCGTGGGCATCTTGTTGTAGCCCTGCTGGGTGGGGTAGGGGGGCTTGTGCCACGGCTGGGCGGGGTTGCCCATCAGCACATTGATGAGGGCGGTCTCCTCCCCGGCGATATAGACGTGGGTCTCGGGGATGATACGGACCGGGGTGCGCACCAGGCCGCGGGTCCCGTACAGGCCGGCCTCCTTGGCCTCGGCCAGCGCCTGCCGCAGCGCGGCCAGCGAATCGATAAACTTGGCGTTCACATAAAAGAGCACCGCATCCACCTGCAGGGTGTGTGCGGCGATCAGGATGCCCTCCAGCACCGCGTGGGGGGCCATCGCCATTAAGGTGCGATCCTTGAAGGAGCCCGGTTCCCCTTCCGCCCCGTTGACGACCAGATACCGCTGAGGAGCATCGGACTCCATCACGCTCTTCCATTTCAGCGCGGTAGGAAAGGCAGCGCCTCCGCGGCCGCGTAAGCCGGCTTCCTCGAGCCGGGAGACGATGGCGGCGGGGGACAGCTCGAGTGCCCGCTGCAACGCCTGGTATCCGCCTCGTGCCCGGTAATACGCCAGGGATTCGTAGCCGTCGGACCACATATGCATGGTGTCCATATTGGGCAGCAGCTCACCCACGGCTCCCCTCACCCTCCCTCGTTCAAGCGTCTGCGTTCCTTACGTGCGCCGCCGGTGGGCCAACGCCCGCAATGCGGGGGCGCTCCGCACGGTGTTGTAATTATAGAGCAGGCTCCAGGGGGGTGTCGACAGTATTTCAAGAATTTATTGACCGTTATTTATGGACCAAGGTGAATTTATCTGAATTTAAGACCAAGATCATCCCTTCTGGCTATGGACAGCGGCACCGGCGAATCCAATCCTGACCAGCGGCCATGTCAGGTATCCCAGAGATGCCGGCGCAAGGCGGCCCGCCACGCCGCCGCTGCCGGTCCCGTCAGGGGGGGATCCCAGAGCCCTACCGCGTCCCGGCCCTCCCGGTCCAGGTAGGTAGCCGGCGCCGGATGCACCCGCAGGAGGGTAACGGTGCCCGCGATTTCGGCGTCGTCCGCCCGGATCCGGAGTTCCACCCGGCTCCCCGCCGGCAGCGGCTGTTCCACAAAAAATCGCAGCCCGCTGGCGGAACCGTCGCGGGTAATGGTCGGATGCCACCCGTCCCCGCCCTCCAGCCGGTACCGGCCCGGAAAGCGGATGAGGGAGCGCGCTTCCCGGCGGCGGTTGATGCGCTGGGCCGGTCCCTGGTAGCGGACCACCAGGCCGGGCACCGGATCCAGCACCTCCACCACCACCGCCCGGCGCAGAAAGGCCCGAGGGCCGTCCCCCCAGATCACCGCTACCGGCTCGCCGGCCCGGACGTAGACCACCTCCCCCCCAGGGGTCCGGGGGGCATCCAGGTAATCCACCTCCCCCTCCCGCTTCAGGACCAGACTGCTGAAATCCGCCTCCCCGGATCGCACCGTTACCGCCGCACGCACCGGCGGCCGCTCCGCCGGGCCGGCCGGGAGGCCCCGGTCACGCGCCATACCCGTTCCCTCCTGCAGGACCCAGGCGCGCCTCCGCCAGCATGGCCCAGTCCCCGCCCACCGGGCGCACCCCCATCTGGACCACCGCTCCGCCCGGTTCCGACCGCACCACCTCCACCTCGGCCCCCACCGGCACCGGGGTGCGGAAGCGCGCCGACAGGCCCGCCAGGCCGGCCTGTTCGGCCGGCGTCAGCAGCTCCGCCGCCAGCCCCATCAGCAGCATGCCGTGGACGATGGGACCCTCCAGCCCGAAGCGGCGGGCGGTGTCCCCATCATAGTGGATGGGGTTGAAGTCGGCAGCGGCACAGGCATACCGCAGCACGGCCCGGCGGTCAAGGCGCACCCGCTCCACGCGCCCCCCGGGCCCGGGCCCGGCGGCCGGGGCCGAACCCCGGCCGCCCAATCGCGCCCCGGCAGCCGGCAGCAGCAGGGTCAGGCGGGAGCGGAATACCGGTTCCTCCCCGCGCCGGCCCTCGCCGCCCAGCACCGCCATGCCCAGGCCCCCGGCCCGCAGCCGCAGGCTGACGAGCCGGGTGACCACTGCCAGCTCCTCTCCGGCCTTCAAGGGCGCCAGGTACTCGAACCCCTGCTCGGCATGAATGGCGCCTTCCAGGGCAAAGGGCAGGGACAGGCTCTCCAGGTCCCCGCCCCCCGGCACCAGCAGGGTGACGGGAAAGGTGGGGGGTACCCCGCTGCCGTTCCCGGTCCCTGCCCATCCGCCGGCCGCCAGCGCTTCCCGGAAGCGCCGCACCGCCCACTCCTCAATCCGGACCTGCCCCCGGGCCAGTACCCGGCTCTCCTGTTCCCCCACTGATCTCCCCCCGCCCGGCCGGGTTCCGCAGCCGGTGCTCAATCATCATGCAGGCGTCCATTACCACTTCCAGCCCGGCAGCCTCTGCCAGCTCCCGGCTCCGCTCACAGCGGATTCCCAACTGCAGCCACAGGAACCGTGCCCCCCGGCGCACGGCGGCCTCCGCGACCGGCGGGGTATCGGGTCCCCGGCGGAAGACATCCACCAAGTCCACCCGGATGTCGGGCGGAATGGCCTCCAGGGACGGATAGACCCGCTCCCCCAGGATCTCCTGGCCCCGGGGGTAGACGGGAATGATGCGGTAACCCTGCTGCTGCAGGTAGGCTGCCACCCGATGGCTGTCCCGTTCCGGCTTGGGGGACAGCCCCACCACCGCAATCACCCGGCTTTCCGCCAGGGCCCGCTCAATGGTATCCGCCCGGCTGGCGTAAACCACCGCCGCCTCCCTCCTGCTGCTCCCCCATTCATGTTCGCCGCCCGCGGCGGGGTTCCTGCCCGGCCGGGGCAGGGGTTAACCCAGCCCCGCCAGGAACTCCGCCACCGCCGCCTTCAGCCGCGGGGCTTCCTCCCCGGCCAGGATCTGCTGCGCGTGGCGGCTGCCCGGAATCTCCACCAGCCGCTTGGGCTCAGCCGCAGCCGTGTACATGGCCAGGGTCTGGTCATGCATCATCTCCCGCTCGCTAACCACAAACAGCTTGGGCAGCGCACCCCAAGCCGGAGCCAGCGCCGGGTCCACCTGCACCGTGGACCAGGTGATGAAGCCCCCGAAGACCTCCGGGGCCCGTGCCGCCGCCCGCAAGACGGCGCCGCCGCCCATGCTGGCCCCCAGCGCCACCGGGCGGGGATGCCCGTGCGCGGCCAGCCAGCGCGCCACGGCTACAATATCCAGTTCCTTGGCATCCGGACCCGCCTGCCCGGCGGTGGAGGACCCGTACCCCCGGAAATCCAGGACCGCCACCGCCCGGCCGGCGGCCGCCAGTTCCGCTCCGTAAGGGAGGAAGCTTTCCCGGTTGAACGCCTTCCCGTGACAGAGGATGACGGCGGGGTCACGTCCCTCCCAGACCGTGACCGCCACCCGGCCGCCGTCCTCGGTCTCCACCATCAGCTCCTCCGGCATCTGCATCCCCCCGTCACTGCAGGATAGGTCGTCACGGCGAAGCGGCCGCCCAAAGGCGGCCGCCGCCATGGCCATCGCATGCTATTGTACCGTCCCGGGTCCGATTGGGAAACGCCACCGCTCAGCGGGTCCGACCCGTTCCCCCGCCGGGAGCGGTGTGGGGCGGAATGAGCCAGAGGGCCACGTGGTAGGCCCGGCCGAAGAGCTTGGAGGATACCGGTTTGCCCTTCGGCTCCACATAGTAGCGGTGCCAGCCCCAGCTGGCCGGCTCCGACACCAGGAAGCCCCCGATGTCCCCTTTGGAACTGACCAGCACCTTGATCCCCGGCCCCGCCGGCGGGGCATAGACGGTATAGCCGCGGAACATGCCAGGCTCCTTGACATACGGGGTCAGCCGGGTATTCACCGCCCAGAACTTGGCCTTGCTGGTCAGATCGGTGGGCAGGTTGGAGGGCATGCCTGGCGTGATCTGGCCCGGGGGCAGAAAGTAGAGATGCTCGCTGTAGAAGGCCACCCCCCCGTTGGGAACCGTGGTCGGCGGATCAAACCAGGGATGGCTGCCCAGCTTCTGGGGGAATTGGGCCTCCACCGCTGTCACCTGATGCTGGGCGTTGGTCATCACCGTCAGGCCAGGGCAGGGCGTGGCGTAGTGGTAGCCCATGCCTGAAATGAAGGTGGAAACCTCATGCACATGGTGCAACTCGGGATTGAACCGCTTCAAATACGAGAACGGCGGCAGGGTGGCCAGACTCAAGGGCTTGATGGCCGCCGTCCCTTTGGGCGCCCCCGTACTGGGCCGCGTCCCCCGCTTGGCGGTGTTCTCCACCTTGTGGACCGTCCGGTTGGCGGTGCCGGACGGTCCCGCCGCCGACGGGCCGCACCCCGCAGCCACCGCCAATGCCATCCCGCCCAGCATCCCGGTCAGGATCTGCCGCCGGGCCCGCGTACGCGCAGGTCGGTTCATGCTCGTCACCCCTCAATTGGGTCATAGGCCCTTCTCCCTCCCAGCATGGCCCCGGCGGCGGCCGGCTATGCGGAGAGGGGGCACGGGTCCACCCCGTCTCGCAGGCTATGATGGGGAGGGAGGCGAGAGGCAATGCGCGCGATCTACTGCCGCATGGAACGGTTTCAGGCCCTGCCCGTCGCGCGGGTTTGGCCGCAGGCCCCGGACAACCCGGCCCCGGTCGAGGTGACGGCGGCGGTGGTGGTCTATCTGGCGCTGGAGGAGGGGGATGACACCCGCCAGGAGGCGCTGGCGGAGGCCCTGGTACAGGCCGCGGGGCGCCTGGATCCCGCCCTGCCCCTGGTCCTCCACTCGTTTAATCATCTTACCGCCCGGCCCCTCAAGGCCCGCCCCGCCGCCCGCCTGTATGCGCACCTGGCGGAAGCCGTTCAGGCCCGGCGGGCCGCCCCGGTCCTGGCCACCGCCTTCGGCTGGACCCACCGTCTCCGGCTGGAGGATGACGGGACCCCCGGCAGCAAGGGACTGCTCCTGGTGCCGGCTGCCGGCAGCTGAGCCCCGCCCCGCGCAAAAGCGGACGGACCGGGGCCGGCCCCGGTCCGTCTGCCCTGGTCTTATGCCTCCGGTTCGGGGGCTTCCACCGCCTCCCCCGGTTTCACATGCAGCCGCCGGGCCCAGCGTTCGGTGTCCGCCCACAGCCCGGCAATGAATTCCTCCGGCGACCATTCCAGCTCGTCCATGGCCGGGCGCAGGCGTCCGCCCAGCACCTCGATCACCCGGAAGAGGTCGTCGCGCATGTCCAGCAGGGCCTGCCGTCCCTCCGGGGTCATGGTGGGCAGCATGCGGGTAAGATACCGGTCGGAAAACGCCTGGTGCCGGGCTTCATCCTGCAGGGTCCGGGCCGAGAGACGCCCCACCAGGGTATCGGGGAAGCGCTCCACAAACCCGCCGTAAAACCGCTTGGCGAAGAGGTCGCTGATGAGGATGCCCCATACCCATTCCGTGGGTTCCCGGCGGGCCAACAGCCGGGCATGATAGCGGAACATCTCCGGCAGCCGGCGGCGGGGCAACGGTTCCTGCCCCAGGAGGTCGTACAGCTGGTGGAGGTTGTGAAAATGGCGGGCCTCATCCAACCCCATGCTGCTGAGGTAGAGCCCCGCCTCCGCCATGCCGCGGTTTAACACCATGGGCAGCACCGTACTGATTCCCACCATCGCGGTCTGCTCCCCCAGATAGACCGGGGTGATGACGTCGGCCAGCGCCCGGCGCTTGGCCTCAGAAATGCTGGCGGCACCGCTCCAGTCGATGGCGTCCTGGGTCCATTGTGCGCGGATGCCCTTGTCGAACAGGCGCAGGAGCTCGTCGTCCGTCAGGTCCGGGTGGATGCGAATCACGATCCTACCTCCTTCACGGCGGTCCCACCGGCTGCCCCGCTCGCCGACGTCGGCGGACCCGACACCCAAGAACGCGAAAAAGGCCCCCGTGGCGCAACCTCCGCCACACGGGCACTTTTTCGGGTCTCGGCCGGACGCCCTACCAACGCTTATAAAAACTTGTGGGAGCTCATGCCATTGAAGGAGCGTAGCCTAGGATCCGGAAACTGTCAAGGTCCCCTGCATCCAGCCCGGGGTGGCCATGGGGCCGCCGAAGCCGGTGGGGCCGGTGCCGCAGGGCGCCTCGCAGAACCACGGGAAGCTCCCCGCCTTCTTGGCCACGAAGGTGGCCTTCACGATCTCAGGCTTGCCCTTGGTGGGGGTGGCCGGCACCGGGATGTTGATGCCCAGGGCCGGAACCGTAAAGGTGTGGGCGATCTGGGCGGCGGGCACCGAGGACAGGCTCTGGCCGTCAGCCATGATGGTGCCGCCTTCCACCCCGGTCACCTTAGTGTACTGGGCGGTGGGGGGGCGCGGTGCCGTCATCCCAGCTGATGATGGTCAACTCGACCTTGGCCCCCTTGGGTACGGTCATGTCCGCCGGGGAGTACATGGGCCAGCCCTTCTTGCCGTCCATGCGGCCGGTGATGATGTTGGTGTAGAGATGGACGGTGGGGGCCGGCGCCGCCGAAGCGGAAGTGGAGGATGAATTCGAGGGGGCCGCCGAGGAACCGCAGCCGGCCGCGCCGAGCGCCAGCAGTCCTACCGCACCCAAAGCCCACACGCGATGCTTGTTCGTCATCGTTGGTTCCGCACCTCTTCTCGATTGGTGGCGGGCCGAGACGTTTCGGATCCGATACGAATTCTAGAGGGCCGGGGGCGCGGGAACAGTGTCCTACCGGGATATCCCTGACGGGCAGGTGGACGATCTTCACGCGGCCAAACGACGGTCAGTCATGGTTCTTGCGAACCGCTTACGCGGCCAGGCCCTCACCCGCCGCCCAGGACATCCCCCCCGTCCAGGTAGAACACCTGCCCCTGAAACACGTCCGGCGGCATGGCCAGCAGGGCCACGATGACGGCCGCCAGGTCCGCCGGCTCCTGCCAGCGCCCGGCCCGCATGCGGGCGGCCAGGGCCCGGCGCCGCGCTTCCGGCAAACTATCCGCCCACCGGGTGCGCACCCAGCCCGGGGCCAGGACGTTCACCCGCACCCGCGGCCCCACCGACAGGGCCAGGGACCGGCTGAAGCCGATGATGGCGGCCTTGGCGGCCGCGTACAACTCGCCAAAGGGACCGGCCATGCCGGTGCAAGCGCGGTCCCAGGCCACATTCAGGATCTGGGGCCGGCCCCGGGGATTGAGATGCGGCAGCACCGCCCGCGATAGCAGCATGGTCCCGCGCACATCCACCCGCCAGAGGTACTCAAGGCGGTCGGCATACGGCCGCGACCGCCACGGTTCGCTCAAAATGTCAGCCCCCGCCAGGTTCACCCAGGCATCAAACGGCCCCGCCCGCGCCGCCGCGGCGGCCACCAGCGCGGCGGCCTCCGCCTCCCCCCAGGCCGGGTCGGCCAGGTCGAGCGCATAATCGGCGTCCCGCCGCCCGAAGCGCACCACCTGCATGCCGGCCGCCGCCGCGGCCGCCGTCAGCGCCTGCCCCAGGCCGCCGCCGGCCCCGGTGACGCCCAGCACCTGCCCCTGGAGGCTTCCCATCAGGCGTGCCCGGGGGTCACCGGATGACGGAAGCGGGCTGCAGCCGCCTCCAGCCGTTCCCCGGGCCGCAGCTCAAAGCGGCAGACGGGATAGCGCGAACAGCGCAGGACGGTCTCCCCCGCCGCATCTTCCACCGGCTCCAGCACCCCTTCGTGACAAACCGGACAGCGGGTGGCCATAGCTATGCGCTCCCTTCCCCGACGGCCGGGCCGGATGGCGGCCCGGCCTGTAAGCCTTACCGCCTGTTCAAGGGAATTATACCGCCTGCGGGTCAGGGTAGCGGACGCCGGCGCTGGCTGGGCAGCACCACCTTTTCCTGCCAGAGACGCACGGCGGCAATCCAGGCCGCCACCACAATCCCGGCGGTCGGCACGGCGAACACCGCGCCCCACAATCCCCCCAGATGGGCCCCGATCATGAGGGCCAGGACGGACAGGATGGGATGCAGGCCCACCTGCGACCGCAGCAGGCGCGGGCCCAGAATCTGCGATTCCAGCAGGTGCACCACCAGCAGCAGGA is a genomic window containing:
- a CDS encoding putative NADH-quinone oxidoreductase subunit F 2 (Evidence 3 : Putative function from multiple computational evidences) is translated as MGELLPNMDTMHMWSDGYESLAYYRARGGYQALQRALELSPAAIVSRLEEAGLRGRGGAAFPTALKWKSVMESDAPQRYLVVNGAEGEPGSFKDRTLMAMAPHAVLEGILIAAHTLQVDAVLFYVNAKFIDSLAALRQALAEAKEAGLYGTRGLVRTPVRIIPETHVYIAGEETALINVLMGNPAQPWHKPPYPTQQGYNKMPTVVNNVETLAHVAVILRKGAEWYRTERPALFAVSGDVRKPGVFELPLGTPLLRLLEEAGGPLPGQEIQAVLPGGYSTPWILSENFDVRLDYDSLREIGTGLGAAIIVVGSGRSLGSVAWDVLEFFARETCGKCPVCVRGTRAMADGFSAAREGALSAESAESLLALAQKHRRKGVCTFLDTAARFAEAAVPALTMAPVWDESRE
- a CDS encoding conserved protein of unknown function (Evidence 4 : Unknown function but conserved in other organisms), whose translation is MARDRGLPAGPAERPPVRAAVTVRSGEADFSSLVLKREGEVDYLDAPRTPGGEVVYVRAGEPVAVIWGDGPRAFLRRAVVVEVLDPVPGLVVRYQGPAQRINRRREARSLIRFPGRYRLEGGDGWHPTITRDGSASGLRFFVEQPLPAGSRVELRIRADDAEIAGTVTLLRVHPAPATYLDREGRDAVGLWDPPLTGPAAAAWRAALRRHLWDT
- a CDS encoding putative 3-alpha,7-alpha, 12-alpha-trihydroxy-5-beta-cholest-24-enoyl-CoA hydratase (Evidence 3 : Putative function from multiple computational evidences; Product type e : enzyme); the protein is MGEQESRVLARGQVRIEEWAVRRFREALAAGGWAGTGNGSGVPPTFPVTLLVPGGGDLESLSLPFALEGAIHAEQGFEYLAPLKAGEELAVVTRLVSLRLRAGGLGMAVLGGEGRRGEEPVFRSRLTLLLPAAGARLGGRGSAPAAGPGPGGRVERVRLDRRAVLRYACAAADFNPIHYDGDTARRFGLEGPIVHGMLLMGLAAELLTPAEQAGLAGLSARFRTPVPVGAEVEVVRSEPGGAVVQMGVRPVGGDWAMLAEARLGPAGGNGYGA
- a CDS encoding protein of unknown function (Evidence 5 : Unknown function), encoding MVYASRADTIERALAESRVIAVVGLSPKPERDSHRVAAYLQQQGYRIIPVYPRGQEILGERVYPSLEAIPPDIRVDLVDVFRRGPDTPPVAEAAVRRGARFLWLQLGIRCERSRELAEAAGLEVVMDACMMIEHRLRNPAGRGEISGGTGEPGTGPGAGPD
- a CDS encoding AB hydrolase-1 domain-containing protein, whose amino-acid sequence is MPEELMVETEDGGRVAVTVWEGRDPAVILCHGKAFNRESFLPYGAELAAAGRAVAVLDFRGYGSSTAGQAGPDAKELDIVAVARWLAAHGHPRPVALGASMGGGAVLRAAARAPEVFGGFITWSTVQVDPALAPAWGALPKLFVVSEREMMHDQTLAMYTAAAEPKRLVEIPGSRHAQQILAGEEAPRLKAAVAEFLAGLG
- a CDS encoding exported protein of unknown function (Evidence 5 : Unknown function) produces the protein MNRPARTRARRQILTGMLGGMALAVAAGCGPSAAGPSGTANRTVHKVENTAKRGTRPSTGAPKGTAAIKPLSLATLPPFSYLKRFNPELHHVHEVSTFISGMGYHYATPCPGLTVMTNAQHQVTAVEAQFPQKLGSHPWFDPPTTVPNGGVAFYSEHLYFLPPGQITPGMPSNLPTDLTSKAKFWAVNTRLTPYVKEPGMFRGYTVYAPPAGPGIKVLVSSKGDIGGFLVSEPASWGWHRYYVEPKGKPVSSKLFGRAYHVALWLIPPHTAPGGGTGRTR
- a CDS encoding putative Editing domain of threonyl-tRNA synthetase (Evidence 3 : Putative function from multiple computational evidences), which produces MRAIYCRMERFQALPVARVWPQAPDNPAPVEVTAAVVVYLALEEGDDTRQEALAEALVQAAGRLDPALPLVLHSFNHLTARPLKARPAARLYAHLAEAVQARRAAPVLATAFGWTHRLRLEDDGTPGSKGLLLVPAAGS
- a CDS encoding conserved protein of unknown function (Evidence 4 : Unknown function but conserved in other organisms); translation: MIRIHPDLTDDELLRLFDKGIRAQWTQDAIDWSGAASISEAKRRALADVITPVYLGEQTAMVGISTVLPMVLNRGMAEAGLYLSSMGLDEARHFHNLHQLYDLLGQEPLPRRRLPEMFRYHARLLARREPTEWVWGILISDLFAKRFYGGFVERFPDTLVGRLSARTLQDEARHQAFSDRYLTRMLPTMTPEGRQALLDMRDDLFRVIEVLGGRLRPAMDELEWSPEEFIAGLWADTERWARRLHVKPGEAVEAPEPEA
- a CDS encoding protein of unknown function (Evidence 5 : Unknown function) — encoded protein: MTGVEGGTIMADGQSLSSVPAAQIAHTFTVPALGINIPVPATPTKGKPEIVKATFVAKKAGSFPWFCEAPCGTGPTGFGGPMATPGWMQGTLTVSGS
- a CDS encoding exported protein of unknown function (Evidence 5 : Unknown function), with the translated sequence MTNKHRVWALGAVGLLALGAAGCGSSAAPSNSSSTSASAAPAPTVHLYTNIITGRMDGKKGWPMYSPADMTVPKGAKVELTIISWDDGTAPPHRPVH
- a CDS encoding LSU ribosomal protein L27p, mitochondrial, producing MGAGAAEAEVEDEFEGAAEEPQPAAPSASSPTAPKAHTRCLFVIVGSAPLLDWWRAETFRIRYEF
- a CDS encoding NAD(P)-dependent oxidoreductase — protein: MGSLQGQVLGVTGAGGGLGQALTAAAAAAGMQVVRFGRRDADYALDLADPAWGEAEAAALVAAAAARAGPFDAWVNLAGADILSEPWRSRPYADRLEYLWRVDVRGTMLLSRAVLPHLNPRGRPQILNVAWDRACTGMAGPFGELYAAAKAAIIGFSRSLALSVGPRVRVNVLAPGWVRTRWADSLPEARRRALAARMRAGRWQEPADLAAVIVALLAMPPDVFQGQVFYLDGGDVLGGG
- a CDS encoding conserved protein of unknown function (Evidence 4 : Unknown function but conserved in other organisms), producing MATRCPVCHEGVLEPVEDAAGETVLRCSRYPVCRFELRPGERLEAAAARFRHPVTPGHA